In Nitrosophilus labii, the following proteins share a genomic window:
- a CDS encoding potassium channel family protein, which yields MLEKKDKVLLFGYGKYGEQIAKQLLYNNYEVYIAEYDKKNLKRASIDGFEHIMVVDIENDDELTDILLDNGFRKIFCAFDNEEENIYLTITFKAIFKKIDIIAICESKETERKLKLAGANKVIDTMEAAANRIFFILEKQAVTEAIDHILFKDSSLAFKEIEIPQNSFLDGINIKDAKFKNRFDIIVIGIVDKELGNKFTFITKGVSHKLDAGDILVVIGKKESIDRFEKELKNSSKNYTH from the coding sequence ATGCTAGAAAAAAAAGATAAAGTATTACTTTTCGGATACGGGAAATATGGAGAGCAGATTGCAAAACAGTTGTTATATAATAATTATGAGGTATATATAGCGGAGTATGACAAAAAAAACCTAAAACGTGCCAGTATTGACGGATTTGAGCATATAATGGTCGTCGATATTGAAAACGATGATGAGCTTACGGATATATTGCTAGATAACGGTTTTAGGAAAATTTTTTGCGCCTTTGATAATGAAGAAGAAAATATATACCTAACAATTACGTTTAAAGCGATTTTCAAAAAAATAGACATTATAGCGATTTGCGAATCTAAAGAGACAGAAAGAAAACTAAAACTAGCAGGTGCCAATAAAGTTATAGATACTATGGAAGCAGCCGCAAATAGGATTTTTTTCATATTGGAAAAACAGGCGGTTACGGAAGCTATTGATCATATACTTTTTAAAGATTCGTCTTTGGCTTTCAAAGAGATTGAAATTCCACAAAACTCTTTTTTGGATGGAATAAATATAAAAGATGCAAAATTTAAAAATAGATTTGATATTATCGTTATTGGGATTGTAGATAAAGAGCTTGGAAATAAATTTACTTTCATAACAAAAGGCGTTAGCCATAAACTTGATGCCGGAGATATTTTGGTTGTAATAGGCAAAAAAGAGAGTATAGATAGATTTGAAAAAGAGTTGAAAAATAGTTCCAAAAATTATACTCATTAA
- a CDS encoding ion transporter, with protein sequence MKLSTILVNFAFHLEGSQKYKKIKLFFKNLLENDDYKYKKYFDYFMIFLILSSVAIIIEEVKTPINKWLYYYDVYFVTGVFLIEYLLRMWVYNDSRKIIIDEFENSIFLEKEFNTKKVLKEIIKKKIEYVTSPLAIIDLLAILPSYRELRILRVFVLFRVFKLLRYSQNITHFLQVLASKKLELFTLLLLVTFVVLISGISIYVFEEQQNPNISTLFDAFYWSLVTISTVGYGDITPETKEGRAITLIIILTGIGLISFATSIIVSAFNEKMDEVKENRILHNINKLNNFYIICGYTHMAELLANRLKREKKNFVILDLKKEKTERALSKGYLAITADATKKEAFKKIDFKRVKAVVTLTEKDMHNIFICLNVRSFSRDVFLISRTIDKNSYKKLKLAGADYLISPYETAGIFGAKIIEQPIAIEAINDILTAKKNALCDQVEVLKGSFLENRRVGEIDLGKYKLILLGVIRVKEGDFSTDLKREFFFNPPEDFKLKINDILIIMGYNISINNFKTLVTESSIKHARKKR encoded by the coding sequence GTGAAACTATCTACGATTTTAGTCAATTTTGCCTTCCATTTGGAAGGCTCTCAAAAATATAAAAAAATAAAACTCTTTTTTAAAAATCTACTTGAAAATGATGATTATAAATATAAAAAATACTTCGATTATTTTATGATCTTTTTGATCCTCTCTAGCGTTGCTATAATCATTGAAGAGGTAAAAACTCCCATAAACAAATGGCTATATTATTACGATGTCTATTTTGTCACCGGAGTATTCTTAATCGAGTATCTATTGAGAATGTGGGTGTACAACGATTCTAGAAAAATCATAATAGATGAGTTTGAAAACTCGATTTTTTTGGAAAAAGAGTTTAATACAAAAAAAGTTTTAAAAGAGATAATCAAAAAAAAGATTGAGTACGTAACTTCTCCTCTTGCTATTATAGATCTTTTAGCTATTTTACCAAGCTATCGTGAATTAAGGATATTAAGAGTTTTTGTACTTTTTAGGGTTTTTAAACTTCTTAGATACTCTCAAAATATAACTCATTTTTTGCAAGTTTTAGCCTCGAAAAAGTTAGAGTTATTTACTCTTTTGCTTTTGGTTACTTTTGTTGTTTTGATATCGGGCATAAGCATATATGTTTTTGAAGAGCAACAAAATCCTAATATTTCCACACTTTTTGATGCGTTTTATTGGTCTTTGGTTACAATCTCTACAGTTGGATATGGAGATATAACTCCCGAAACAAAAGAGGGAAGGGCAATAACTCTTATTATCATACTTACCGGTATCGGGTTAATCTCTTTTGCCACATCAATCATAGTTTCGGCTTTTAACGAAAAGATGGATGAAGTAAAAGAGAATAGAATCTTACACAATATAAACAAACTAAATAATTTTTACATAATCTGCGGATACACGCATATGGCTGAGTTGCTAGCAAACAGACTTAAAAGGGAGAAAAAAAATTTTGTTATTTTGGATCTTAAAAAAGAAAAAACCGAAAGAGCACTCTCTAAAGGGTATTTGGCGATAACCGCGGATGCAACAAAAAAAGAGGCGTTTAAAAAGATTGATTTTAAGAGAGTAAAAGCCGTTGTTACTCTAACTGAAAAAGATATGCACAATATCTTTATATGTTTGAATGTTAGGAGTTTTAGCAGAGATGTTTTTTTAATATCACGTACTATAGATAAAAATTCGTATAAAAAGTTAAAATTGGCCGGTGCCGATTATCTCATATCTCCATACGAAACGGCAGGGATTTTTGGTGCCAAGATTATAGAACAGCCTATAGCAATAGAGGCTATAAACGATATTTTAACGGCAAAAAAGAATGCTTTGTGTGATCAAGTGGAGGTTTTAAAAGGCTCCTTTTTAGAAAATAGAAGAGTTGGTGAGATAGATCTTGGAAAATACAAACTAATTTTGCTTGGAGTAATAAGAGTTAAAGAGGGAGATTTTTCGACTGACTTAAAAAGAGAGTTTTTCTTTAATCCACCTGAAGATTTTAAATTAAAAATAAACGATATTTTGATAATTATGGGTTACAATATAAGTATAAATAACTTTAAAACTTTAGTTACGGAAAGCAGTATAAAACATGCTAGAAAAAAAAGATAA
- the gatB gene encoding Asp-tRNA(Asn)/Glu-tRNA(Gln) amidotransferase subunit GatB, whose protein sequence is MKRKFKRNFMEFEVVIGLEVHVQLNTKTKMFCSCPTSFAEIQNKNTCPTCLALPGALPVINEEAVKKAMMFGYAINATINKKSIFNRKNYFYPDLPKGYQISQFEIPIVENGYLFIDKEDGSKRKIGITRAHLEEDAGKNIHEGEISKVDLNRAGTPLLEIVSEPDIRSSEEAVQYLKKLHAIVRYLNISDANMQEGSFRCDANVSIRPKGDDKLYTRVEIKNLNSFRFIQKAIEYEVERHIEAWEDGVYEQEIVQETRLFDSQKGVTRSMRGKEESADYRYFPDPDLLPVVIPDEFFNETKNIPELPDEKEERFIKDYGIRAYDATLIAGSIEMANFFEEMLKEDIDAKNAVTWLTVELAARLNKAGVDIDNSPVDAKKLAKLVKRIEDKTISGKAAKDVLDYLMENDVEVDDAIDKLGLKQISDEGAIVAMIDEILASNEDKVQEYKNGKEKLFGFFVGQVMKASRGKADPKLVNKLLKERLSS, encoded by the coding sequence ATCAAAAGAAAATTCAAAAGGAATTTTATGGAGTTTGAAGTAGTTATCGGTTTAGAAGTACACGTCCAGTTAAATACAAAAACAAAAATGTTTTGCTCATGTCCTACAAGTTTTGCCGAAATCCAAAACAAAAACACATGTCCTACATGTCTTGCTCTTCCTGGGGCACTGCCTGTTATAAATGAAGAGGCAGTTAAAAAAGCCATGATGTTTGGTTATGCCATAAACGCAACAATAAACAAAAAATCTATTTTCAATAGAAAAAACTACTTCTATCCCGACTTGCCGAAGGGATATCAGATAAGTCAGTTTGAGATACCCATAGTTGAAAACGGATATCTTTTTATAGATAAAGAGGATGGCAGCAAAAGAAAGATTGGTATAACAAGAGCCCATCTTGAAGAGGATGCCGGTAAAAATATCCACGAGGGCGAAATAAGTAAAGTGGACTTAAACAGAGCCGGAACTCCCCTTTTGGAAATAGTCAGCGAGCCTGATATCAGAAGTAGTGAAGAGGCGGTTCAGTATCTAAAAAAATTGCATGCAATAGTTAGGTACCTCAATATCAGCGATGCAAATATGCAAGAGGGCTCTTTTAGATGTGATGCTAACGTATCTATCAGACCTAAAGGCGATGATAAACTATATACCAGAGTGGAGATCAAAAACCTAAACTCTTTTAGATTTATCCAAAAAGCTATAGAGTATGAAGTAGAACGCCATATAGAAGCTTGGGAAGATGGAGTTTATGAACAAGAGATAGTTCAAGAGACAAGACTTTTTGATTCTCAAAAGGGTGTTACTAGAAGTATGAGAGGTAAAGAGGAGAGTGCAGATTACAGATATTTTCCAGATCCGGATCTCTTGCCGGTGGTAATTCCTGATGAGTTTTTTAACGAGACTAAAAATATTCCCGAACTTCCAGACGAAAAAGAGGAGAGATTTATAAAAGATTACGGTATCAGAGCTTATGATGCCACTTTAATAGCCGGTTCTATTGAAATGGCTAACTTTTTCGAGGAAATGCTAAAAGAAGATATTGATGCCAAAAATGCGGTTACTTGGTTAACTGTTGAATTAGCGGCGAGACTAAACAAAGCAGGAGTTGATATAGACAACTCTCCGGTTGATGCTAAAAAACTGGCCAAACTGGTAAAAAGAATAGAGGATAAAACAATAAGCGGAAAAGCCGCAAAAGATGTTTTAGACTATCTGATGGAAAATGATGTAGAGGTAGATGATGCGATCGATAAGCTGGGTCTTAAACAGATAAGTGACGAAGGCGCTATCGTTGCGATGATTGATGAGATTTTAGCTAGTAACGAAGATAAAGTACAAGAGTATAAAAACGGAAAGGAAAAACTTTTTGGATTCTTTGTAGGTCAGGTTATGAAAGCAAGTCGTGGAAAAGCAGATCCAAAGCTAGTTAATAAACTTCTCAAAGAGAGACTCTCTTCGTGA
- a CDS encoding YchJ family protein produces the protein MSKNALELMKSRYSAYAAGEIDYIIKTTHPKSPLFEENIIEWKKSIREFSKSNFKKLEILDFFEKENEAFVEFRAYIDDFVLHEKSRFKKEKNWLYYDGEFLSS, from the coding sequence TTGAGCAAAAATGCACTAGAGCTGATGAAAAGCAGATATAGCGCTTATGCTGCTGGCGAAATTGATTATATTATCAAAACCACTCATCCAAAGTCGCCTCTATTTGAAGAAAATATAATAGAGTGGAAAAAATCAATTAGAGAGTTTTCGAAGTCAAATTTTAAAAAACTAGAAATTTTGGATTTTTTTGAAAAGGAAAATGAGGCATTTGTAGAGTTTAGAGCCTATATAGACGATTTCGTTCTACATGAAAAGAGCCGTTTTAAAAAAGAGAAAAACTGGCTCTATTATGATGGAGAGTTTTTAAGTTCCTAA
- a CDS encoding thiamine phosphate synthase — MNNFFSYLITDPLYYGSSPIKTKKVLKKAVKRYSPSIVCLRDKKNKFSKSLAKSFLETAKNEKILSFINSDINLAYSLGFDGVHLPTSMIDKIKVAKRKKLYVIVSCHNIDEIKKAQRLGADMVTFSPIFYSPGKGKPKGLNELRKAVFKAKLPLIALGGIVSRYQINRVYLKKAFGFASIRYFVR; from the coding sequence ATGAATAATTTTTTCTCATATCTCATTACCGATCCTTTATATTACGGTAGTTCTCCTATAAAAACGAAAAAAGTTTTAAAAAAGGCTGTAAAAAGATATTCTCCCTCTATAGTTTGTCTAAGAGACAAAAAAAACAAGTTTTCTAAAAGTTTGGCGAAATCTTTTTTGGAGACTGCTAAAAATGAAAAGATACTCTCTTTTATAAACTCCGATATAAACCTGGCCTATTCGCTTGGTTTTGATGGAGTTCATCTTCCAACATCTATGATCGATAAGATAAAAGTGGCAAAAAGAAAAAAGCTTTATGTAATAGTAAGCTGCCATAATATAGATGAGATAAAAAAAGCTCAAAGGTTAGGTGCAGATATGGTTACGTTTAGTCCTATTTTTTACTCGCCCGGTAAAGGGAAACCAAAAGGGTTAAATGAGCTAAGAAAAGCTGTTTTTAAAGCAAAACTTCCCTTAATTGCCTTGGGTGGTATCGTAAGTAGATATCAGATAAACAGAGTCTATCTTAAAAAAGCTTTCGGTTTTGCATCTATAAGATATTTTGTGAGATAA
- a CDS encoding F0F1 ATP synthase subunit A — protein MEERLFTFFGVISHDHTFIFVVHTLLAAVIVLLLAKAATKSLRIVPQGLQNVMETYLDGVISMGRDVVGETYARKYLPLIATLGLFIFVSNIIGIIPGFESPTGNINFTLTLALIVFIYYNYEGIKKNGFVHYFAHFAGPVKWLAPLMFPIEIVSHLSRIISLSFRLFGNIKGDDLFLLVLLMLAPWIVPLPAFAILLFMAFLQTFIFMILTYVYLAGAVLLHEESL, from the coding sequence ATGGAAGAGAGACTCTTTACGTTTTTTGGCGTAATTTCGCATGATCATACCTTTATCTTCGTAGTTCATACGCTACTAGCCGCAGTGATAGTTTTGTTGTTGGCAAAGGCTGCAACAAAATCTTTGAGAATAGTTCCTCAGGGATTGCAAAATGTAATGGAGACCTATCTTGATGGCGTTATCTCAATGGGTAGAGATGTAGTAGGCGAAACTTATGCAAGAAAATATCTGCCGCTTATTGCAACTTTAGGGCTTTTTATATTCGTTTCTAACATTATAGGTATTATTCCGGGTTTTGAATCTCCAACTGGAAACATAAACTTTACTTTGACGCTGGCTTTGATAGTTTTTATCTACTATAACTATGAAGGTATCAAAAAGAACGGTTTTGTTCACTATTTTGCTCACTTTGCCGGTCCAGTAAAATGGTTGGCTCCTTTGATGTTTCCTATCGAGATAGTTTCTCATTTATCTAGAATTATCTCATTATCTTTCAGGCTTTTTGGTAATATAAAAGGTGACGATCTTTTCTTGCTAGTACTATTGATGCTTGCTCCTTGGATAGTTCCGTTACCGGCTTTTGCAATACTTCTTTTTATGGCATTTTTGCAAACTTTTATCTTTATGATTTTGACTTACGTCTATTTAGCCGGTGCAGTACTATTGCATGAGGAATCTTTATAA
- a CDS encoding TIGR02757 family protein: MEKLKKLLDKEVEKRDNFFEVSYENPDPILIARRYQDEKVALICSLFAYGKASLIVRFLDSLDFSLLQESEEKIKKETKHLYYRFQNSSDVANIFITLKRVSQIDSLEDIFYKGYKKESSVIDGLREVITLLKKVNSYDSKGYTFLIGNPPPMKKVSTLSPYKRWNMFLRWMVRKDCIDMGIWKKVDKKDLIIPLDTHTFNVSKKIGLLHRKTCDLKAALELTENLKKFDPLDPVKYDFAIYRIGQEKSV, from the coding sequence TTGGAAAAATTAAAAAAATTACTTGATAAAGAAGTAGAAAAAAGAGACAATTTTTTTGAAGTAAGTTACGAAAACCCAGATCCTATTTTGATTGCAAGAAGATATCAAGATGAAAAAGTTGCTCTAATTTGCTCGCTGTTTGCTTACGGAAAAGCCTCTTTGATTGTTAGATTTTTGGATAGTCTCGATTTTTCTTTGCTGCAAGAGAGTGAAGAGAAGATAAAAAAAGAGACAAAACATTTATATTACCGTTTTCAAAACTCGTCCGACGTAGCAAATATATTTATAACATTAAAAAGAGTTTCTCAAATAGACTCTTTAGAGGATATCTTTTATAAGGGATATAAAAAAGAAAGTAGCGTAATAGACGGTTTAAGAGAAGTAATAACGCTTTTAAAAAAAGTAAATTCTTACGATTCCAAGGGCTATACTTTTTTAATCGGCAATCCTCCGCCTATGAAAAAAGTATCAACACTCTCTCCATATAAAAGATGGAATATGTTTTTAAGATGGATGGTAAGAAAAGATTGTATAGATATGGGGATTTGGAAAAAGGTAGATAAAAAAGATCTTATCATACCTCTTGATACACATACTTTTAACGTCTCAAAAAAAATTGGACTTTTGCACAGAAAAACTTGCGATTTAAAAGCTGCTCTGGAACTTACGGAAAATTTAAAAAAGTTTGATCCGCTAGATCCTGTTAAGTATGATTTCGCGATTTACAGAATAGGTCAAGAGAAGAGTGTTTAA
- the lptB gene encoding LPS export ABC transporter ATP-binding protein, with protein MHKLRAENLKKRIKNTTIVEDITLEVNSKEVVGLLGPNGAGKTTTFYMICGLVEATEGKVFFDDKEISRLPLHKRANIGIGYLPQESSIFKDLSVEDNLMLAAEAGKLDKKKRRKRVEELLELFNIEPIRHRKGISLSGGERRRCEIARALVNEPKFLLLDEPFAGVDPIAVVDIQNIIEQLVQINIGVLITDHNVRETLSVCDRAYVIRDGRLLAQGTSEEIAKDPEVRKHYLGEHFKF; from the coding sequence ATGCATAAGTTAAGAGCCGAAAATCTTAAAAAAAGAATCAAAAATACGACTATCGTCGAAGATATAACTTTGGAAGTTAACTCTAAAGAGGTTGTAGGACTTTTGGGTCCAAACGGAGCCGGTAAAACTACCACATTTTATATGATATGCGGTTTGGTTGAAGCTACAGAAGGAAAGGTCTTTTTTGATGATAAAGAGATTTCACGCCTTCCTTTGCACAAACGAGCCAATATAGGTATAGGGTATCTTCCTCAAGAATCAAGTATTTTTAAAGACTTAAGCGTAGAAGATAATCTTATGCTTGCGGCAGAGGCGGGAAAACTTGATAAAAAAAAGCGTAGAAAAAGGGTTGAAGAACTTTTGGAGCTTTTTAACATAGAGCCTATAAGACATAGAAAAGGCATAAGCCTAAGCGGTGGAGAGAGAAGAAGGTGCGAGATAGCCAGGGCTTTGGTTAATGAGCCGAAATTTTTGCTTTTGGACGAGCCTTTTGCCGGTGTGGATCCTATCGCCGTTGTAGATATCCAAAATATTATAGAACAGCTTGTTCAGATAAATATAGGAGTTTTGATAACTGATCATAACGTTAGAGAGACTTTAAGCGTATGTGACAGAGCCTATGTTATTAGAGACGGTAGGCTTTTGGCACAGGGAACTAGCGAAGAGATAGCTAAAGATCCAGAAGTTAGAAAACATTATCTGGGAGAACATTTTAAATTTTAG
- the tsaE gene encoding tRNA (adenosine(37)-N6)-threonylcarbamoyltransferase complex ATPase subunit type 1 TsaE, with product MEKTFILAEYELNILLDFLDEKLKNNKIVLLKGNLGSGKTTLVKEFAKKRGVEEATSPTFSIQQVYEGDIYHYDLYQTSFEKFLELGLFDELEKEGVHFIEWADENLENLLKMAGFKYIIIDIKTKEDKRVYKVSDA from the coding sequence ATGGAGAAAACTTTTATTTTAGCCGAATATGAGCTGAATATTCTTTTAGATTTTTTAGATGAGAAGTTAAAAAATAACAAAATTGTGCTATTAAAAGGCAATCTAGGTAGTGGAAAAACAACTTTAGTTAAAGAGTTTGCAAAAAAAAGAGGAGTTGAGGAAGCTACTTCACCTACCTTTTCCATTCAGCAAGTTTATGAGGGAGATATTTACCATTATGATCTTTATCAAACCTCTTTTGAGAAGTTTTTAGAATTAGGACTGTTTGATGAACTTGAAAAAGAAGGAGTCCATTTTATAGAGTGGGCAGATGAAAATCTAGAAAATTTACTGAAGATGGCCGGATTTAAATATATTATTATCGATATAAAGACAAAAGAGGACAAAAGAGTTTACAAGGTATCAGATGCATAA
- the trpD gene encoding anthranilate phosphoribosyltransferase yields the protein MDYKEAYERFTELFENRMDEKDAKEFLISLYEKGESPEEIAAAASVMREHSIKLPVSEDLREKLIDVVGTGGDKSGSFNVSSTVAILLASLGSFVAKHGNRSITSKSGSADMLEALGINLNLSPQNQVKMLEKTGFCFIFAINHHPAMKFIMPIRKTLPHRTIFNILGPLTNPAGAKKYLLGVFDRSFIPKIAKALSLIDTKKAIIVSSKDGMDEISVSDITYAAKVEMSDIEEFIIDPRKVGIPFSPFEAILGGDAKENAKITKDILSGELKGAKLDIVLLNTAAALVADEKVGSLEEGIEMAKEAIESKKAIKKLKEIVEVSNELGR from the coding sequence ATGGATTATAAAGAGGCTTATGAGAGATTTACCGAACTTTTTGAAAACAGAATGGATGAAAAGGATGCGAAAGAGTTTTTAATCTCTTTATATGAAAAGGGCGAATCTCCAGAAGAGATTGCCGCTGCCGCTAGTGTTATGAGAGAACACTCTATCAAACTTCCAGTAAGCGAAGATTTAAGAGAAAAACTAATAGACGTGGTAGGTACCGGAGGCGATAAGAGCGGAAGTTTCAACGTATCAAGTACTGTAGCTATTTTGCTTGCATCTCTTGGAAGTTTTGTTGCAAAGCATGGAAACAGAAGCATTACTAGTAAAAGCGGAAGTGCGGATATGCTAGAAGCTTTGGGAATAAATCTTAATCTATCCCCACAAAACCAGGTCAAAATGCTTGAAAAGACCGGTTTTTGTTTTATTTTTGCCATCAACCATCATCCGGCTATGAAATTTATCATGCCTATAAGAAAAACTCTTCCCCATAGAACGATTTTTAATATATTGGGACCTCTAACAAATCCGGCGGGGGCCAAAAAATATCTTTTAGGGGTTTTTGATAGAAGTTTTATACCTAAAATTGCCAAGGCTTTAAGTTTGATCGATACAAAAAAGGCGATCATTGTCAGTAGTAAGGATGGTATGGATGAGATAAGCGTAAGTGATATAACATATGCCGCTAAAGTAGAAATGAGTGATATAGAAGAGTTTATAATCGATCCTAGAAAAGTAGGTATTCCTTTTTCACCATTTGAAGCGATTTTAGGTGGAGACGCTAAAGAGAATGCTAAAATTACCAAGGATATTTTAAGTGGAGAACTAAAGGGTGCAAAGCTTGATATTGTTTTGCTAAATACAGCTGCAGCACTTGTAGCTGATGAGAAAGTAGGCAGTCTAGAAGAGGGTATAGAGATGGCAAAAGAGGCTATTGAAAGTAAAAAGGCAATTAAAAAGTTAAAAGAGATTGTAGAAGTGTCGAATGAGTTAGGCAGGTAA
- a CDS encoding cation:proton antiporter, whose translation MQPHDFFLVILIVLFSARLFGEIFRKLSLPPVLGELLAGLILGPSFFGFIELSEVLKLLAEIGIILLLFEVGLETDLKRLMKTGWMSVFVAISGFVLPFIFGTAVSYYFFGFDIVVSMFIGGTITATSIGITVRVLQDLKKRDSLEGELVIGAAVLDDILGVILLALLYEFSSAGEVSLVHASKVFLFIVGFFIIAPIAAKVMAYLIKKYHDTNKIPGLLPTSVFMLVLFFAWLAHKVGAPEIIGGFAAGLALSRRFFLPFGIALAHDVKFSQKLENEIKPLVYVFTPFFFVAVGLSMNLKEIAWGEPYIWLLFGTIFILAIIGKIIGAMFIPLEMKKRLIVGVSMVPRGEVGLIFAEMGRVTNILDNVTYAALVLVIIATTIIPPFIIKYLYKDD comes from the coding sequence ATGCAGCCACACGATTTTTTTCTAGTAATTTTAATAGTACTTTTTAGTGCAAGACTTTTTGGAGAGATTTTTAGGAAACTCTCTTTACCTCCGGTTTTAGGTGAACTGCTTGCCGGACTTATCTTAGGACCCTCTTTTTTTGGATTTATTGAATTAAGTGAAGTTTTAAAACTTTTAGCCGAGATAGGGATAATTTTACTTCTTTTTGAAGTAGGATTGGAAACTGACCTAAAAAGGTTAATGAAAACAGGCTGGATGTCTGTTTTTGTTGCGATTTCTGGATTTGTTTTGCCTTTTATTTTTGGAACGGCCGTTTCGTACTACTTTTTCGGTTTTGATATCGTAGTTTCAATGTTTATAGGAGGAACGATAACCGCAACAAGTATCGGTATAACCGTAAGAGTTTTGCAAGATCTAAAAAAACGCGATTCTCTAGAAGGAGAACTAGTTATAGGAGCCGCAGTTTTAGACGATATTTTAGGCGTTATACTTTTAGCTTTGTTATATGAGTTTTCAAGTGCTGGAGAGGTTAGTTTAGTTCATGCCTCAAAAGTTTTTCTCTTTATAGTCGGATTTTTCATAATTGCGCCTATTGCTGCAAAGGTAATGGCATATCTCATCAAAAAGTATCATGATACAAACAAGATTCCCGGGCTCCTTCCAACTTCCGTTTTTATGTTAGTTCTCTTTTTCGCTTGGCTTGCTCACAAAGTAGGAGCGCCAGAGATCATAGGCGGCTTTGCGGCCGGGCTTGCTTTATCTAGAAGATTTTTCCTACCTTTTGGAATAGCTCTTGCTCACGATGTTAAGTTTTCTCAAAAACTTGAAAACGAGATAAAACCTTTAGTTTATGTCTTTACTCCTTTTTTCTTTGTCGCTGTAGGTCTTTCGATGAACCTAAAAGAGATAGCCTGGGGTGAGCCTTATATTTGGCTACTTTTTGGAACTATTTTTATATTGGCTATTATAGGCAAAATTATAGGAGCTATGTTTATCCCATTAGAGATGAAAAAGAGGCTTATAGTTGGTGTCTCTATGGTTCCAAGAGGGGAAGTGGGTTTAATCTTTGCTGAAATGGGAAGAGTGACTAATATCTTAGATAACGTAACATACGCCGCCTTAGTTTTAGTTATAATAGCAACGACAATAATACCTCCTTTTATCATAAAATACCTATATAAGGATGATTGA
- a CDS encoding RNA-binding S4 domain-containing protein: MRIDKFMNAVNIVKRRAVAQDMITNNVVFLNGVLVKPSKEVKIGDKITIKYLKGEKSYIVLKIPETKTIPKSKMDEYVREV; encoded by the coding sequence GTGCGAATCGATAAATTTATGAATGCGGTCAATATCGTTAAAAGAAGGGCCGTAGCTCAAGATATGATCACAAACAATGTGGTTTTTTTAAACGGTGTGTTGGTAAAACCGAGTAAAGAGGTAAAAATAGGAGATAAAATAACGATAAAATATCTAAAAGGAGAAAAAAGTTATATAGTTTTAAAGATACCAGAAACCAAAACTATTCCAAAAAGCAAAATGGATGAATATGTAAGAGAGGTGTAG
- a CDS encoding methylated-DNA--[protein]-cysteine S-methyltransferase, whose product MYIDYFDSFIGTLKISAGNRFLYNIELVEKKEQIKPNEITEITKLWFNNYFEKKQPLWLPPLKPFKTSYTQKVIDTVLNIPFGKCLSYSEVAKMVKSPHSYRAVAMTMKRNPYMIIVPCHRVVAKETIGGYNGGIEIKRKLLEFEKCESINL is encoded by the coding sequence GTGTATATAGACTATTTCGATTCATTTATAGGGACTCTTAAGATATCAGCAGGTAATAGATTTTTATATAATATAGAATTAGTAGAAAAAAAGGAGCAGATAAAACCAAACGAAATTACGGAGATTACAAAACTTTGGTTTAATAACTATTTTGAAAAAAAACAGCCTTTATGGCTACCTCCTTTGAAACCTTTTAAAACGTCATATACACAAAAAGTTATCGATACAGTCTTAAATATCCCTTTTGGTAAATGTTTAAGCTACTCTGAAGTAGCAAAAATGGTAAAATCACCACATAGTTATAGAGCCGTGGCTATGACGATGAAAAGAAATCCTTATATGATCATCGTTCCTTGTCACAGAGTAGTTGCCAAAGAGACGATAGGGGGATATAACGGCGGGATTGAGATAAAAAGAAAACTTTTGGAGTTTGAAAAGTGCGAATCGATAAATTTATGA